The Rudaeicoccus suwonensis sequence CCACGTGCGAGATGTGGTCCTTGACCGTCCATCCTTCGCACTGCGTCGGACGTTCGAAATCCGCGGCGTGACAGGTGATTCCGAGGTCGAGGACCGCCTGCGTGGTGTTGGCATAGGCGTCGACCAGTTCGGCAAGACCATCGGGCGGAAGCGGGTGTGTCGGCATACGGTCCAACCTAACGGCTCGGATGCAGGCAGATCCGATGATCCGTGCGGCCACGTATTCTCGGGTGATGCATCCGGAGCCAGCCGCACCCGCGCGACGGGTGACGACGCACCCCGGCTGGCTTACGGCCGCTCTCGCCACCGGCTTGGTCGTCTGCGCCGCGACGGCGCGCTTCACCGGCGCCGTCGACCCGCTCCAACTGCTGGATCCCGGCGTCATCGTGCGCTGGGGGATCCCGCTCACCACCGTCGCCGGCGAACTGTCGATGTCGCTCACCATCGGTCTGCTGCTGCTCGGTGGCTTCCTCGTGCCCGAGACCGGCACCTCCGCGCGGCGGATGCGTACCGCGAGGTATGCCGCGTGGTCGGCCACGGCGTGGGCCGTCACCGGCGTCGTCGGCGGGATCCTGTCGTATGCCGATGTCTCGGGCCAGCACCTCGGTGCGCCCGGATTCTGGTCCGGCGCATGGAGTGCCACCTGGCAGCTGGAGTTGCTGCGCGCGCCGGCCGTCTCGACTCTCATCGCGATGATCGTCGCGGTTTGTGCCTACGCCGCGCCCCGCCGCTCCGGGCAGGCATGGCTGTGCGCGCTCGCGGCCTTCGCCATACTGCCGCTGGCGCTGGTCGGGCACGCCGCAGGCAGCAGTGACCACGATGCCGCGGTCAACTCGCTGGCCTTCCATCTCGTCGGAGCAGCGGTCTGGGTCGGCGGCCTGCTCGCGTTGCTGGTCATGTGGTCGCGGCTGGGCAAGGGCGCGCCCGCTGTCGTCGCGCGTTTCTCGACAGTGGCGACATGGTGCTTCGTCGCGGTCGGGCTGTCCGGAGTGCTCAATGCCTGGATCCGCCTCGGCGGTGCCGACGGCCTGACCAGCAGGTATGGCGCAGTCGTGCTCGCCAAGATCGCGGCCCTCGGCATACTCGGCGGTCTTGGTCTGCAGCAACGCCGACGGGTCGTGGCGGCCCTGCAGCGAGGTGGTGGCGCGCCGGTGCGGGCGTTGTTCGTGCGGTTCGCCGGGGTCGAGGTGGTTGTGATGGGCGTCGCGATCGGGCTCGCCGCGGCTCTCGCCCGCTCGGCACCACCGATCCCGCAGACGAGCGTCGAGCGGGCCGATCCGGCGCTCGCGCTGACCGGTTATCCGACCCCTCCGGCGCTGCACGCGATGTCGTGGCTGACCCAGTGGCGGGTCGAGTGGTTGTTCACCGCGGTCGCCGTCGTCGCCGTCCTCGTCTATCTGAAATGGGTGCTCCGCCTGCACCGTCGCGGTGACCGCTGGCCGTGGACGCGCACAGTCGTGTGGTGCCTGGGGTGGGTGTTGTTCGTCTACCTCGTCGACGGGGCACCCGGTGTCTACGGACGGGTGATGTTCTCCGCGCACATGCTGGGGCACATGGGTATCTCGATGATGGTGCCGATCCTGCTGGTGCGCGGTGCCGGTGTGACGCTCGCTCTGCGGGCCCTGCCCAAGCGCGGCGACGACACCCTCGGACCGCGCGAAATCCTTCTGTCAGTGGTGCATTCGCGAGTCTTCGCGGTGCTCGCGAATCCGGTGGTTGCCAGCGTCCTGGTGCTCGGCACCTTGGTCACCTTCTATTACTCACCGTGGTTCGACTTCGCGCTGCGCACCCACACAGGCCACGTGCTGATGGTCACGCACTTCATGGTGTCGGGCTACATCTACGCGTGGGCGCTCGTCGGCGTCGACCCAGGCCCGCGCCGCTGGTCGCCACCCGCGCGGCTGCTCGTGCTGCTGGTGACGATCTGTTTCCACGCGTTTTTCGGTGTCGCCTTGATGACCGGCACGACCGTGCTGGCGCCGGACTTCTTCACGACCTTGCACCTGCCATGGGTCGTCTCGCCGCTGGTCGACCAGCAGAGCGCCGGCACGATCGCCTGGGGTGCGGGCGAGTTGCCCACGCTGATCCTGGCGATGCTGCTCGCGGGTGAGTGGTATCGCCGCGACCGTGCCGACGGGGCGCGCGCCGAGCGGCAGGCCGAGCGCGACGGCGACGCCGAGTTGCGCGCCTACAACGACTATCTGGCCGCCCGCGCGAAGTCCGTGGCCGGCTCATCCCGCGAAAAGGACTGATCTGCATGCGAATTGCCTTGATACAGCTTGCGTATGGCGATGCCGAGTCGCTGCCCGACCGTGTTGAGCGGGTGGCCGCTCTCGTGCGCGCGCAGGCGGGCGCCGAGCTGGTGGTGCTGCCGGAGCTGTGGTCGGCAGGCGGCTTCTCCTACCGCGAGTGGGACGAGCGCTCCCAGGACATCGCCGGGCCGGTGGTGACCGCGCTCGCGGCGGCCGCTCGCGACGCGGGTGTGTGGTTGCACGGCGGCTCGATCGCCGAGCACCCCGACTCCGGCGAGATCGGTGTCGAGGGCAAGTCGTTGTGGAACACCTCGGTGGTCTTCGCACCCGACGGCGAGGTGGCGGCGACATACCGCAAGATCCACCGGTTCGGATTCGCCGGTGGTGAGCCGAAACTGATGGAGGCGGGCACCGACCTGGTGCTGCTCGACCTGCCCGACGGTGTCCGCGCGGGTCTGTCGACGTGTTACGACCTGCGGTTCCCGGAGCTGTATCGGGCCCAGTTGGACGAAGGTGCAACGGCTTTCGTCATACCCGCCGCCTGGCCCATGGCACGGGTAGAGGCGTGGCGGCTCCTGCTGCAGGCACGGGCGATCGAGGACCAGTGCTTCGTCTTCGCGTGCAACACGGCCGGGACCCATGCCGGCACCCAGATGGGCGGGCACAGTGCGGTGATCGCGCCGACCGGCGAGGTGCTCGCCGAGGCAGGCGCCGACGAGCAGGTCCTGACCGTGGACGTCGACCCGGCGACGGTCGCGCAGACTCGCGAGGCGTTTCCGGTGCTGGCAGACCGCCGGCTCTGAGCTTCTCTTGCAGGTCAGCCGGCGTCGGCGATGAGAGCGCCCGCGAAGCCGAGCATGACCAGCCCGGTCGCACCCTCGATGCCGCGGCGCACCCGCACCTTCTGCAACGCGCGGGCGGCTGCACCGGCCGCCCACAACAGCGAGACAAGCACGACGGCACCGACCGCAGTCAGCGTGAGGGCGTAGACCGACAGGGTCGCGAACGATGCGTGCGTGCCGACGAACTGCGGCAGCACCGCCAGATTGAAGGCCAGCACCTTCGGATTGGTGATGTTGCACAGGAACCCCTG is a genomic window containing:
- a CDS encoding cytochrome c oxidase assembly protein, whose protein sequence is MHPEPAAPARRVTTHPGWLTAALATGLVVCAATARFTGAVDPLQLLDPGVIVRWGIPLTTVAGELSMSLTIGLLLLGGFLVPETGTSARRMRTARYAAWSATAWAVTGVVGGILSYADVSGQHLGAPGFWSGAWSATWQLELLRAPAVSTLIAMIVAVCAYAAPRRSGQAWLCALAAFAILPLALVGHAAGSSDHDAAVNSLAFHLVGAAVWVGGLLALLVMWSRLGKGAPAVVARFSTVATWCFVAVGLSGVLNAWIRLGGADGLTSRYGAVVLAKIAALGILGGLGLQQRRRVVAALQRGGGAPVRALFVRFAGVEVVVMGVAIGLAAALARSAPPIPQTSVERADPALALTGYPTPPALHAMSWLTQWRVEWLFTAVAVVAVLVYLKWVLRLHRRGDRWPWTRTVVWCLGWVLFVYLVDGAPGVYGRVMFSAHMLGHMGISMMVPILLVRGAGVTLALRALPKRGDDTLGPREILLSVVHSRVFAVLANPVVASVLVLGTLVTFYYSPWFDFALRTHTGHVLMVTHFMVSGYIYAWALVGVDPGPRRWSPPARLLVLLVTICFHAFFGVALMTGTTVLAPDFFTTLHLPWVVSPLVDQQSAGTIAWGAGELPTLILAMLLAGEWYRRDRADGARAERQAERDGDAELRAYNDYLAARAKSVAGSSREKD
- a CDS encoding carbon-nitrogen family hydrolase, translated to MRIALIQLAYGDAESLPDRVERVAALVRAQAGAELVVLPELWSAGGFSYREWDERSQDIAGPVVTALAAAARDAGVWLHGGSIAEHPDSGEIGVEGKSLWNTSVVFAPDGEVAATYRKIHRFGFAGGEPKLMEAGTDLVLLDLPDGVRAGLSTCYDLRFPELYRAQLDEGATAFVIPAAWPMARVEAWRLLLQARAIEDQCFVFACNTAGTHAGTQMGGHSAVIAPTGEVLAEAGADEQVLTVDVDPATVAQTREAFPVLADRRL